The proteins below come from a single Falco peregrinus isolate bFalPer1 chromosome Z, bFalPer1.pri, whole genome shotgun sequence genomic window:
- the ISCA1 gene encoding iron-sulfur cluster assembly 1 homolog, mitochondrial, whose translation MASSVVRATVRAVSKRKIQATRAALTLTPSAVQKIKQLLKDKPEHVGMKVGVRTRGCNGLSYTLEYTKSKGDSDEEVVQDGVRVFIEKKAQLTLLGTEMDYVEDKLSSEFVFNNPNIKGTCGCGESFNI comes from the exons ATGGCCTCGTCCGTGGTGAGGGCCACCGTGCGCGCCGTCAGCAAGCGGAAGATCCAGGCTACGCGCGCCGCCCTCACCCTG accCCATCAGCTGTTCAGAAGATAAAACAGCTTCTTAAAGATAAACCTGAGCAT gtaggcATGAAAGTGGGTGTTCGTACGAGAGGATGCAATGGACTTTCTTACACGTTAGAATATACAAAATCGAAAGGAGACTCTGATGAAGAAGTGGTTCAAGATG GGGTTAGAGTGTTTATTGAGAAGAAGGCACAGCTGACGCTTTTAGGAACTGAAATGGACTATGTAGAAGACAAACTGTCCAGTGAATTTGTCTTCAATAATCCAAACATCAAAGGAACATGTGGCTGCGGAGAAAGCTTTAACATCTGA